From Cellulosimicrobium sp. ES-005, one genomic window encodes:
- a CDS encoding sugar ABC transporter permease — MTTTSPPVAGHRPPVGAPSSLPARRRRRSWTGWGFVGPFMAVFALVFLAPIAYSIYLSLFRTQMVGGTQFVGFDNYARAFSDPQFWSGVSRVGLFLVVQVPIMLGIALLVALAIDSGRLYGRNFFRISIFLPYAVPAVVATLMWGFMYGTRFGLVANINDALGTAIPNPLSPDWVLLSIGNIVTWEFVGYNMLIFYSALRVVPTSLYEAAELDGASQWQVVRAIKIPAIRGSLVIATIFSIIGSFQLFNEPSILQSLAPNAITTYFTPNLYAYSLSFSGQQYNYSATVAIIMGVLTMIVAYVVQLRGMRKEA, encoded by the coding sequence ATGACGACGACGTCCCCACCCGTGGCGGGGCACCGGCCACCGGTCGGCGCACCTTCGTCCCTCCCGGCCCGGCGCCGACGGCGCTCGTGGACCGGCTGGGGCTTCGTGGGCCCGTTCATGGCGGTCTTCGCGCTGGTGTTCCTGGCACCGATCGCCTACTCGATCTACCTCAGCCTGTTCCGCACCCAGATGGTCGGCGGCACCCAGTTCGTCGGGTTCGACAACTACGCGCGCGCCTTCTCCGACCCGCAGTTCTGGTCGGGCGTGTCGCGCGTCGGCCTGTTCCTCGTGGTCCAGGTCCCGATCATGCTCGGCATCGCCCTGCTCGTCGCGCTCGCGATCGACTCGGGGCGCCTGTACGGGCGCAACTTCTTCCGGATCTCGATCTTCCTCCCTTACGCCGTCCCGGCCGTCGTCGCGACGCTCATGTGGGGGTTCATGTACGGGACGCGGTTCGGGCTCGTCGCGAACATCAACGACGCGCTCGGCACGGCGATCCCCAACCCGCTGTCCCCGGACTGGGTGCTGCTGTCGATCGGCAACATCGTGACCTGGGAGTTCGTGGGCTACAACATGCTGATCTTCTACTCGGCGCTGCGCGTCGTGCCCACCTCGCTCTACGAGGCGGCCGAGCTCGACGGCGCGTCCCAGTGGCAGGTCGTGCGGGCCATCAAGATCCCCGCGATCCGCGGCTCGCTCGTGATCGCGACCATCTTCTCGATCATCGGCTCGTTCCAGCTCTTCAACGAGCCGAGCATCCTCCAGAGCCTCGCGCCGAACGCCATCACGACGTACTTCACCCCGAACCTGTACGCGTACTCGCTGTCGTTCTCCGGCCAGCAGTACAACTACTCGGCGACCGTCGCCATCATCATGGGCGTCCTCACGATGATCGTGGCCTACGTCGTCCAGCTGCGCGGCATGCGCAAGGAGGCCTGA
- the xylA gene encoding xylose isomerase — protein sequence MADETTRHDADINFSFGLWTVGWTAQDQFGSASRPALDPAESVRRLADLGAWGFTFHDDDVVPFGADDAERTKRLDSVRQAAQETGLVIEMVTTNLFSHPVFKDGGLTSNDRGVRRYALRKVLRNVDLTAELGAKTFVMWGGREGTEYDGAKDLHSAHERYAEGLDLTAAYIKEKGYDLKIALEPKPNEPRGDIFLPTIGHALGLIAKLDNGDIVGLNPETGHEQMAGLNYTHGLAQALWAGKLFHIDLNGQRSIKFDQDLVFGHGDLLSAFFTVDLLENGFPNGGPTYTGPRHFDYKPSRTENEVGVWDSARANMETYRLLARKAAAYRADSRVQEAFAHSGVFELGQPTLAEGESVADLLADRSAYEEFDVDAAANRDFGFVRLNQLALEHLIG from the coding sequence GTGGCCGACGAGACCACCCGGCACGACGCAGACATCAACTTCTCCTTCGGTCTGTGGACCGTGGGCTGGACCGCGCAGGACCAGTTCGGCAGCGCCAGCCGTCCCGCGCTCGACCCGGCCGAGTCGGTGCGCCGCCTGGCCGACCTCGGCGCGTGGGGCTTCACGTTCCACGACGACGACGTCGTGCCCTTCGGCGCCGACGACGCCGAGCGCACCAAGCGCCTCGACTCCGTGCGCCAGGCGGCGCAGGAGACGGGCCTGGTCATCGAGATGGTGACGACGAACCTGTTCAGCCACCCCGTGTTCAAGGACGGCGGTCTCACGTCGAACGACCGCGGCGTGCGTCGCTACGCGCTGCGCAAGGTGCTGCGCAACGTCGACCTCACCGCCGAGCTGGGCGCCAAGACGTTCGTGATGTGGGGCGGCCGCGAGGGCACCGAGTACGACGGCGCCAAGGACCTGCACTCCGCGCACGAGCGCTACGCCGAGGGCCTCGACCTCACCGCGGCGTACATCAAGGAGAAGGGCTACGACCTCAAGATCGCGCTCGAGCCCAAGCCGAACGAGCCCCGCGGCGACATCTTCCTGCCGACGATCGGTCACGCGCTCGGCCTCATCGCCAAGCTCGACAACGGCGACATCGTGGGCCTCAACCCGGAGACGGGCCACGAGCAGATGGCCGGCCTCAACTACACGCACGGCCTCGCCCAGGCGCTGTGGGCGGGCAAGCTCTTCCACATCGACCTCAACGGCCAGCGCTCGATCAAGTTCGACCAGGACCTCGTGTTCGGCCACGGCGACCTGCTCTCGGCCTTCTTCACGGTCGACCTGCTCGAGAACGGCTTCCCGAACGGCGGCCCCACGTACACGGGCCCGCGCCACTTCGACTACAAGCCGTCGCGCACCGAGAACGAGGTCGGCGTGTGGGACTCCGCGCGCGCCAACATGGAGACCTACCGCCTGCTCGCGCGCAAGGCCGCGGCCTACCGTGCCGACTCCCGCGTCCAGGAGGCGTTCGCGCACTCCGGCGTGTTCGAGCTGGGCCAGCCGACCCTCGCCGAGGGCGAGTCCGTGGCCGACCTGCTCGCGGACCGCAGCGCGTACGAGGAGTTCGACGTCGACGCCGCGGCGAACCGCGACTTCGGCTTCGTGCGCCTCAACCAGCTCGCGCTCGAGCACCTGATCGGCTGA
- a CDS encoding LacI family DNA-binding transcriptional regulator — protein MTDGLDDETPALTRTGGAAVRTARRVSMADVARVAGVSAQTVSRVSNGHPGVVETTRSRVLEAMTELGYRPNSAARALKSGSFRTIGVILFSLATTGNVRTLEAIATSAAAEGYAITVIPVAAPTQDGVHGAFTRLGELAVDAIILLMEVHLLDVARVSLPPGVQVVVADSDAGESYAVVDTDQADGTRQAVRHLLDLGHRTVHHLAGPALSFAAERRTSAWRATLEEAGREVPAIERGDWSPSSGYEAGLRLAQRDDVTAVFVANDQMALGLVRALHDTGRRVPEDVSVVGFDDLPESSEFLPPLTTVHQDFAEVGRRLVEQVLRQVREGVHEAGTRLVPTRLVERASTAPPPS, from the coding sequence ATGACCGACGGGCTCGACGACGAGACCCCCGCCCTGACGCGCACCGGGGGAGCTGCCGTACGCACGGCGCGGCGCGTCTCGATGGCCGACGTCGCGCGCGTCGCCGGGGTCTCCGCGCAGACCGTCTCCCGCGTCTCCAACGGGCACCCGGGCGTCGTCGAGACGACCCGCTCGCGCGTGCTCGAGGCCATGACCGAGCTCGGCTACCGGCCCAACAGCGCCGCCCGCGCGCTCAAGAGCGGGTCGTTCCGCACCATCGGCGTCATCCTCTTCTCGCTCGCGACCACCGGCAACGTCCGCACGCTCGAGGCCATCGCGACGTCCGCCGCCGCCGAGGGCTACGCCATCACCGTCATCCCCGTCGCCGCGCCCACGCAGGACGGCGTCCACGGGGCGTTCACGCGCCTCGGTGAGCTCGCCGTCGACGCGATCATCCTGCTCATGGAGGTCCACCTCCTCGACGTCGCACGGGTCAGCCTGCCGCCCGGCGTCCAGGTCGTCGTCGCGGACTCCGACGCCGGCGAGAGCTACGCCGTCGTGGACACCGACCAGGCCGACGGCACGCGCCAGGCCGTGCGACACCTGCTCGACCTCGGGCACCGCACCGTGCACCACCTCGCGGGCCCCGCGCTCTCGTTCGCGGCCGAGCGCCGGACCTCCGCCTGGCGCGCCACGCTCGAGGAGGCGGGCCGCGAGGTGCCGGCGATCGAGCGGGGCGACTGGTCGCCGTCGTCCGGCTACGAGGCCGGGCTGCGCCTCGCGCAGCGCGACGACGTCACCGCGGTCTTCGTCGCGAACGACCAGATGGCCCTCGGGCTCGTGCGCGCCCTGCACGACACGGGCCGGCGCGTGCCCGAGGACGTGAGCGTCGTCGGGTTCGACGACCTGCCCGAGTCGAGCGAGTTCCTGCCCCCGCTCACCACCGTCCACCAGGACTTCGCCGAGGTCGGCCGTCGGCTCGTCGAGCAGGTGCTCCGGCAGGTCCGCGAGGGAGTCCACGAGGCCGGCACCCGCCTCGTCCCGACCCGCCTCGTCGAGCGCGCCAGCACCGCCCCGCCCCCGAGCTAG
- a CDS encoding ROK family transcriptional regulator codes for MNRSVATRTGPPAARQATLREHNLALVARAVFESAEPCSRADIAASSGLTRATVSTLVDRLVAAAIVAELPPATPQRAGRPAVPLAPAPRSIVGLGLEVNVDYLGGRVLDLTGAVVAEHVDPDDLHDSDPTDVLARLGRIAQDLLASVRADGMTVAGARLALPGLVDTRAGRLEVAPNLGWSHLDPGPLLGLGPDVPVEIGNEAKLAALAQASHGVVADDASDPAPEAAPSTYLYVSGDVGIGSAIVVDRRLFHGRHGWTGEVGHVVVDPRGPRCRCGATGCLEQYAGKDALLRGAGLPVDAPTEALVAALDAAEPGALAAVERAGTALGSALADYVNLVDIDTVLLGGIYPALLPYLRSAADAELRTRVLAAPWTDVVLLPAPVGDHAALTGGAREVLRGVVEDPSAWVAED; via the coding sequence GTGAACCGCAGCGTCGCGACCCGCACGGGTCCCCCAGCAGCCCGGCAGGCCACGCTGCGCGAGCACAACCTCGCTCTCGTCGCCCGCGCGGTCTTCGAGTCCGCCGAGCCGTGCTCGCGCGCCGACATCGCGGCGTCGAGCGGTCTCACGCGCGCGACCGTCTCGACGCTGGTGGACCGCCTCGTCGCCGCGGCCATCGTCGCCGAGCTCCCGCCCGCGACCCCGCAGCGCGCCGGCCGGCCCGCGGTCCCCCTCGCCCCCGCGCCGCGCTCGATCGTCGGGCTCGGCCTGGAGGTCAACGTCGACTACCTCGGCGGCCGCGTGCTCGACCTCACGGGCGCCGTCGTCGCCGAGCACGTCGACCCCGACGACCTCCACGACAGCGACCCCACCGACGTGCTCGCGCGGCTCGGCCGCATCGCGCAGGACCTCCTCGCGAGCGTCCGCGCCGATGGCATGACCGTCGCGGGCGCCCGCCTCGCCCTGCCCGGCCTCGTCGACACGCGCGCGGGGCGGCTCGAGGTCGCCCCCAACCTCGGCTGGTCCCACCTCGACCCCGGCCCGCTCCTCGGGCTCGGCCCCGACGTCCCCGTCGAGATCGGCAACGAGGCCAAGCTCGCCGCGCTCGCCCAGGCGAGCCACGGCGTCGTGGCCGACGACGCGTCCGACCCCGCGCCCGAGGCGGCGCCGTCGACCTACCTCTACGTGTCCGGAGACGTCGGCATCGGGTCCGCGATCGTCGTCGACCGCCGGCTGTTCCACGGACGCCACGGCTGGACCGGCGAGGTCGGGCACGTCGTCGTCGACCCGCGCGGCCCGCGCTGCCGCTGCGGCGCGACCGGCTGCCTCGAGCAGTACGCGGGCAAGGACGCGCTCCTGCGCGGGGCGGGGCTGCCCGTCGACGCGCCCACCGAGGCGCTCGTGGCCGCGCTCGACGCCGCGGAGCCCGGCGCGCTCGCCGCCGTCGAGCGGGCCGGGACCGCGCTCGGCAGCGCGCTCGCCGACTACGTGAACCTCGTCGACATCGACACCGTCCTGCTCGGCGGCATCTACCCCGCGCTCCTGCCCTACCTGCGCAGCGCGGCCGACGCCGAGCTGCGCACGCGCGTCCTCGCCGCCCCGTGGACGGACGTCGTCCTGCTCCCCGCCCCGGTCGGCGACCACGCCGCCCTCACCGGCGGCGCGCGCGAGGTCCTGCGCGGCGTCGTCGAGGACCCGAGCGCCTGGGTCGCCGAGGACTGA
- a CDS encoding carbohydrate ABC transporter permease gives MTVLTGIVLLYALVPLFWLVVNASKTQSSLFSSFGLWFSGDFALFDNVARTLTYDDGIFGRWFANTLLYVVLGAGGATFLAVLGGYALAKFDFPGKRGVFATVIGAVAVPGTALAVPTFLMFSQMGLTNTPWAVIIPSLISPFGLYLMWVFAAESIPTELLEAARMDGSSEGRTFFQVSLPLLAPGIVTVLLFTMVATWNNYFLPLIMLKDPDWYPLTLGLNAWNAQAATAGGEAIFDLVITGSLLTILPLVAAFLLLQRYWQSGLAAGSVKE, from the coding sequence ATGACCGTCCTCACCGGGATCGTCCTGCTCTACGCGCTCGTGCCGCTGTTCTGGCTCGTCGTCAACGCGTCCAAGACGCAGTCGAGCCTGTTCTCCTCGTTCGGGCTCTGGTTCAGCGGCGACTTCGCGCTGTTCGACAACGTCGCGCGCACGCTCACCTACGACGACGGCATCTTCGGCCGCTGGTTCGCGAACACGCTCCTGTACGTGGTGCTCGGCGCCGGCGGCGCGACGTTCCTCGCCGTGCTCGGCGGGTACGCGCTCGCGAAGTTCGACTTCCCGGGCAAGCGCGGCGTGTTCGCGACCGTCATCGGCGCGGTCGCCGTGCCGGGCACCGCGCTCGCCGTGCCGACGTTCCTCATGTTCAGCCAGATGGGCCTCACGAACACGCCGTGGGCCGTCATCATCCCGTCGCTCATCTCGCCGTTCGGCCTCTACCTCATGTGGGTCTTCGCGGCCGAGTCGATCCCGACGGAGCTGCTCGAGGCCGCGCGCATGGACGGGTCGAGCGAGGGCCGCACGTTCTTCCAGGTCTCGCTGCCGCTGCTCGCGCCCGGGATCGTCACGGTCCTGCTCTTCACCATGGTCGCGACCTGGAACAACTACTTCCTGCCGCTGATCATGCTCAAGGACCCTGACTGGTACCCCCTGACGCTCGGCCTCAACGCGTGGAACGCGCAGGCCGCGACCGCCGGCGGCGAGGCGATCTTCGACCTCGTGATCACCGGCTCGCTGCTGACGATCCTCCCGCTCGTCGCCGCCTTCCTGCTCCTCCAGCGCTACTGGCAGTCCGGCCTCGCCGCCGGGTCCGTCAAGGAGTGA